One Vicia villosa cultivar HV-30 ecotype Madison, WI linkage group LG5, Vvil1.0, whole genome shotgun sequence genomic window, CTCAAACCAGGTGTAGAAAGCCCATTATCATCACTGGGCCGGGCTTGACTATTATTCACTTCAAACATCTTAACAAGCTCCGAATCAACATTCTCCTCAGGCTCCCAACTGGGCTCTTCCAAATCAACCCATTTCACCAAACACTCATACTTCCCATCATCCCCAAGTCTCCGACCAACCACCGCTTCCGCCACCGCATACTCAAGCCCAGCCTCATAATCCTTCACCAAATCCTCCGCCACATACCTCGCTTTCACCCACTCGTTCGCACTTTCATCTTTCCATCGAACCAAATACTCCAAATTCTCACCCTTCCCTCTCTTCTCCATAATCTCCTCCACCTCAGAATACTCAAACACCGCTCCTTCCAAAACCCTAACCACTCCTTCTAACCCCATTCTCCGCCCGAATTgcatcggattccccttcggcgtCGCTTTCAACAACTCCCTTGCTAGCTCCAACGCAGTTCTCCCTCGATCGTCGCTGATTTCGGGTTCCGCGCCGAGGTCCAGAAGCAGCTTCGCGACTCCTGGTCTTACGTATCCGGCTGCCATGTGAAGCGCGGATAAGCCGCCGCGATTGTCTTGATGGTCGAGATTCGCGCCGGCTTCCGCTAGAAGCTTAACGCATGGCTCCGAGCCGAGTCCCGCCACGAAGAGAAGCGCGGTTCTCCCGTCGGCGTCCACGGCATTCACGTCACGCCCGTCGTCGGCTTCGAGGATTGTTCTGATTTCGGCTTCGTTGGCCTTTCTTGCTGCGGTCCACCAGGGGGTTTCGTATTCGGAGAGAACGTCTTTTGCTATATAGTCGGCGGGAACCCAGGAGGGTTCGTGTCCGTCTTTCCATTCTATGAGATACTCCATACCGGTGGAGTCTTCCAGTGCTTTGCTTCCGATGATTTTCTTGACTTCGCCGTAGGATTCATCTTCGAATTCTTTGGGAGTAGTTtcctgttgttcttgttgttggttttGAATTGCGGCAGTTATGGTGGGGAAGTGGGTGGGTTTGTGGCGGAAAGGGAGAGATTGGTGGTGGGAGAGAAATGGGTTTTTGGGAGGTAGAGAGTGTTTGGGTTTGAAGTGAGAAATTGGTTTGGTAACGAAGATAGCTTCCATAATTTGTGTGTTGTTCTGTGGCGTGAAAGAGAGAGAAGGGATATGGGGTATTGATTAGATAAGAAATCATATCCACTTTGAGGTTTCAATTGGATAGGACGAAAAGGATAACCTCGATTAATTTATATggattagtttttttatttttggcgCCGATGAAAAAACATTTGCCACTATTTGTaggaagattttttttaaaatagtacaGGACCAATAAACAATGGTTAACTAAAGAAAATTAACTCATGAGTTAAATAATATAGAAAAGTTAGATAATTGAACATCCACATCTATCGACTAGTATTAACTACCTAATTAAGAATATAAAATGCCTATTAACTCCTTTAATTACgcttttgtgatttttattttgcACTAAGATATGTCTTTTTTGGTAATTTGCTAAATTAAAGTTTACTTACACCAATCATATTTCATCATTAGTCCAAGTGTCACCCTTTCCTCATTTTTTCTATTGGTTTTTTTCATACATCAAATTAACCATTGTGTAATAATATTATGTGAAATTGCCAATACCCGGTAAATATAACACCATACACATTTCAATATATGGTATCATTCCtatttccctctcattctcactTTTACATTAATTCTACAATTTCTTCAAGCTCCTCGAAATTCCATCGGTAACTCAAAATCGTTTCTcccttctctcttcttcttcttcttcttcttcttcttcatgtttgcttcttattttgatttttataacatatcatgtttcTCCCTTCTCCGTTCTTCATCATGTTTTGTCTTCATTTTGATTTTTATCGCGATTCT contains:
- the LOC131602245 gene encoding signal recognition particle 43 kDa protein, chloroplastic, which produces MEAIFVTKPISHFKPKHSLPPKNPFLSHHQSLPFRHKPTHFPTITAAIQNQQQEQQETTPKEFEDESYGEVKKIIGSKALEDSTGMEYLIEWKDGHEPSWVPADYIAKDVLSEYETPWWTAARKANEAEIRTILEADDGRDVNAVDADGRTALLFVAGLGSEPCVKLLAEAGANLDHQDNRGGLSALHMAAGYVRPGVAKLLLDLGAEPEISDDRGRTALELARELLKATPKGNPMQFGRRMGLEGVVRVLEGAVFEYSEVEEIMEKRGKGENLEYLVRWKDESANEWVKARYVAEDLVKDYEAGLEYAVAEAVVGRRLGDDGKYECLVKWVDLEEPSWEPEENVDSELVKMFEVNNSQARPSDDNGLSTPGLSQDGPTIASA